From the Theobroma cacao cultivar B97-61/B2 chromosome 2, Criollo_cocoa_genome_V2, whole genome shotgun sequence genome, one window contains:
- the LOC18609308 gene encoding glutathione S-transferase U17, whose product MAVSDVKVLGSWPSPFVMRPRIALHVKSVNYEYIEEILLESKSELLLKSNPVYKKVPVLLHGDKPICESLIIVQYIDEVWSSGPSILPSDPYERANSRFWAAYIDEMWFPALRGVLVAESEDAKMAAIAQVKEGLVLLEEAFGKLSQGKPFFGGDQIGYLDIALGSLLVCLQVIEKFSEMKLLTEARTRCLLEWAHRFSSHVAVKDVMPEADKFAEFAVKLRAKILKARATPE is encoded by the exons ATGGCAGTGAGTGACGTGAAAGTGTTGGGTTCATGGCCAAGTCCGTTTGTGATGCGGCCAAGAATTGCCCTTCACGTGAAATCTGTAAACTACGAGTATATCGAGGAAATTTTATTGGAATCCAAAAGCGAGCTACTCCTCAAATCAAACCCTGTTTACAAGAAAGTCCCAGTTCTCTTACATGGTGACAAGCCCATTTGTGAGTCTCTCATTATTGTCCAATACATCGATGAGGTCTGGTCCTCTGGCCCCTCCATTCTTCCTTCCGATCCTTATGAACGTGCCAATTCTCGATTTTGGGCTGCCTATATTGACGAAATG TGGTTCCCTGCCTTGAGAGGAGTGTTGGTTGCTGAATCGGAGGATGCTAAAATGGCAGCAATAGCGCAAGTGAAAGAAGGGCTGGTGCTGTTGGAGGAAGCATTTGGAAAGTTGAGCCAAGGGAAACCTTTCTTTGGTGGGGATCAAATCGGGTACCTGGACATTGCACTCGGGTCCTTATTAGTCTGTTTACAAGTGATAGAGAAGTTTAGTGAGATGAAGCTGCTTACTGAAGCCAGGACTCGTTGCTTGCTCGAGTGGGCTCATAGGTTCTCCTCTCATGTGGCTGTGAAGGATGTTATGCCTGAGGCTGACAAGTTTGCAGAGTTTGCTGTAAAGCTTAGAGCCAAGATCTTGAAAGCGAGGGCTACTCCAGAGTGA